Below is a window of Dictyostelium discoideum AX4 chromosome 1 chromosome, whole genome shotgun sequence DNA.
CTCCTtcaacttaaaaaaaaagaaaaaattttaaaaaaaaaaattaaaataataataataataaatttgataaatttcatttttatcaatttctctctctattatttttaactttgtgaaaaaaaaaaaataataataataataataatttctttttttttaaaaattttttttttttttatttttatcttttccATGTTTTTGGGTcttcattaaaataatttctaattgaatttattggtTGACCTTTTAAAGTTTCTTCAAATCCTTGACTAATGTAATAACCTAAAACATCTAATTTTTCAACATTTGGAAAACCAATACCATTTTCTTTATCAAGTGgtattatattttcaaatattttaatatcaaattcTAATTCTCGAATtgtatcttttaattttttaattatcatttCACGACATTTGTTTGTGCAATTTGGTCCTAATTTCATTTCTTTCCAATTATATAACATCTCACTCTCTATTATTGATGATACGGTTTTTATTGTATGTTGTTTACATTGTATTTCATCCTTAAatccattatttaaatctgtcattttattattattattattattattattaattattgggttttttaaatttaaaaataaaaactttattaatttaattttgtttaaaaaaaataaaaaaaccaccccttttataattttttttttttttttttttttttttttttttttttttttttccttaatCGATGTTCACCCCATTTTTATATAggaatttaatatatatttttttaagttttagTCCAAAATCCAATACGTAATCCAAACTTTTAACACAACAAAATTTTGTATAAATAGatgtaattatttaaaaaaaaaaacaaaaataacataaaaaaaaaaaaataacaatatttcaaattaaaaataaatataattattaatttaacctatatttatttatttctttatatatttagctattggtttttttatttattcatttgtatacttatttatttatttatttatataaaatttatttaaaaaaaaaaaaaaaaaaaaaaatattatttatatattccataaaaatgaaaaaagtaATTACACTTTTAGCTTTAATGGCTGCAGCTCAAATTTATGCCCAAGGTCAAggtaatttataaaattttattattaaataatataaaaatagtacCAACacttatatttttttttttttttttttttttttttattgtagaATGTATAAATTTATCAGAGAATGAATGTCATAGAAATTCTTCATGTGTACcagttaattttaaaaaatgttgtGGTGATCAACAATTTGCATGTTATGAAGGCGATTTTAATAGTTGCCACTATATTACCAAATGTTATAAATCATCCAAGAGTCTAGATGTTATTGAATCAACCAATGAATGTTATATTCCACCAGCAGGTTATGAATTATTCGAGCCAGTTTCATCATGTAcaaatgatgaattaaaaCATTGTTCAGATCAAGGTAAACAATGTATTTTCAAGAGAAATGATTGTCCAAATCCAACATCGTGTTGTCCAGGTCATGGTGTTTGTGAAGATTTTAATAGAAGTGAAAGCGGTAGTGGAAATAAGGAACAAATTTCAACTACTGGAAATACTGGACCTCAAACTAGAGGATTTACAATTTCAGGTACAGGTGGTACAGGATCAGTTCCAATTGATGCATGTACAAATGTTCTCTGTCAACAAGGTGAGCATTGTGAAGTTGACCAAGATGGAAGAGCACATTGCTATGTtaatattgaatcaattggtACACTTCCATTAGGTTGTTTAAATGTTGTTTGTCAACCACACCAACATtgtgaaattgataaagaatCAGGTTTAGCTCATTGTGTATTAGATATTAATCCAATAGGATTCACTACAATTGATGCATCTTCAACAGTTGCTGGATCATCTTCAACAactggtggtagtggtggtacaGGTTCAAATGATATTTGTTCAAATGTGCATTGTCCAGATAATTATCATTGTGAAATGAGACAAGATGGAAAAGCACAATGTGTAGCTGACATAAATGCAATTGGCTTCACCACAAGTGGTGCCAGTACTAATGGTTTAATTCCACCAGCATCAACTGGTTGGAGTGATGTTTGTTCAAATGTAATTTGTCCACCAGGTTATTATTGTCAAAAGAATGAACAAACTGGTAAAGCAgattgtttaaattattcCTCATCAACCACTGGTGGGGGTACAGGTTCAACAACAGGTTCCATTGATGTTTGTTCAAATGTAATTTGTCCACCATATTTCCATTGTGAAAAGAATGATAAAGGTTGGGCCCAATGCGCTGCTGATATCAATGCTATAGGTTTCTCAACTTCAAGTACTAATGGACTTGTTTCAACCACTGGTTCAAATGATGTTTGCCAAAATGTTCATTGTCCACAATTTTTCAAATGtgaaaagaatgaaaatgGTTTGGGTGAATGTGTATCAACACTTATTCCattgtaaaaaaaacaatatttattaaaataaattattgatgGAAACATTCAGGTTTggcatcaaaaaaaaaaaaaaaaaaaaaattaaatgaattttttattcaaataaaaaaacaaaaaatacaTAAAATGAAAGTAATCATactggtttttttttttttttttttttttggtatagtttatttttagaatttaattgtttatcattcatttttgtaatggtttttttattaaaaagaaaaaccaGTGGggaatatatttaatataaaaaatggatttaaaaaaaaaaaaaataaaaaaaaaaaaaaaaaaaaaaaaaaaaaaaaaagatagttttttttttttaattaaataaaaaaaaagatagtttttttttttttaaaaaaataaaaaaaaattgatacactttttagaaataatttCACATAGAATCATTcaattatcaataaattattgcttcttttatttaataaaaataaagtaattaATAACGaactgaaaaaataaaaaaaaataaaaaaaaaaaataaaaaaaaataaaaataaaaaaataaaatttcaaaaacaaattcagTGAAAATATCTagttttttacaaataagatcatttttataaaaaaaaaaattaatttaaaaaactaataattttaaaaaaataaatataaattttaaaaattaataaataaataattaaacaaatttgACAATTTTTTTATGGTGGGAAATCAATTCTggtcaaaattaaattccatcaaaaaaaaaaaaaaagaaaaaataattaaaattgatgatgaagaaaagCGATCAAAAGCttgaaaatttcaaaaaaaaaaaaaaaaaaaaaaaaaaaagatcttttttaataattgaaaaattttatttttttattttttttttatttttttttttttctggtATTATCATAAACCAAACCcctttttattgattttttttttttttttttttcttaagctttttttttttatttttctatttttttttttttcttcatattttttttcattttaacaCAATCACaattgtatatatatatataaaaaaaaaaaaaaaataaacaaataaataattattttaatttttttttttttttttttttgtacatTCTTTTTCcacttttaattaattttatttatttttaatttttttaaaataaaaatttttaaaaatttaaaaattaaaaaaataaacaaataaatattaatatctcacacacactcacacaagataatttatataacttaaacaaaactttttttttttaaagaatattagaaattataacaatagtagtaaaaatataaaaaaaacaaaatgacaGGACACACAGGAGATGTTTCACAAGTTCACGATATTGAGATTTTAGCATTAAATCCAACTGTAAATAAACATGCCACTTTTAAACCAACCATTGtatcaaaaaaagataaagaaaattgGGCAAGACTTGACCATTGTAAAAAAGTATGTAATAActatttaatgttttttttttttttttttcaaatttttttt
It encodes the following:
- the sigD gene encoding spore coat protein; this encodes MKKVITLLALMAAAQIYAQGQECINLSENECHRNSSCVPVNFKKCCGDQQFACYEGDFNSCHYITKCYKSSKSLDVIESTNECYIPPAGYELFEPVSSCTNDELKHCSDQGKQCIFKRNDCPNPTSCCPGHGVCEDFNRSESGSGNKEQISTTGNTGPQTRGFTISGTGGTGSVPIDACTNVLCQQGEHCEVDQDGRAHCYVNIESIGTLPLGCLNVVCQPHQHCEIDKESGLAHCVLDINPIGFTTIDASSTVAGSSSTTGGSGGTGSNDICSNVHCPDNYHCEMRQDGKAQCVADINAIGFTTSGASTNGLIPPASTGWSDVCSNVICPPGYYCQKNEQTGKADCLNYSSSTTGGGTGSTTGSIDVCSNVICPPYFHCEKNDKGWAQCAADINAIGFSTSSTNGLVSTTGSNDVCQNVHCPQFFKCEKNENGLGECVSTLIPL